A DNA window from Lutra lutra chromosome 8, mLutLut1.2, whole genome shotgun sequence contains the following coding sequences:
- the C8H22orf23 gene encoding UPF0193 protein EVG1: MASQERVETVTKGTEFWRCPRSATYTPGTCELLRVMMKESKLTNFQQRHIMDTVKRGDTLPLQCSPTSSQRVLPSKQPASAIYLPPILAARPHLRPASLCQANGAYSREPFKPQATRDLDKEKRRLQNIFATGKDSEEWKRKPPPVRQEDSAPELDRFEELVKEIQERKEFLAGMEALGQGRQYRGIILTEISQKLREMEDIDHKRSEDLRKALVTP; encoded by the exons ATGGCTTCCCAGGAAAGGGTGGAGACGGTGACCAAAGGAACAGAGTTCTGGCGCTGCCCCAGGTCGGCCACTTACACCCCCGGGACCTGCGAGCTGCTCAGAG TGATGATGAAGGAATCCAAACTGACTAACTTCCAACAGCGCCACATCATGGACACCGTGAAAA GAGGAGACACTCTGCCCCTACAGTGCAGCCCAACATCCAGCCAGAGGGTCTTGCCTTCCAAACAGCCAGCCTCAGCCATCTACCTGCCTCCCATCCTGGCGGCCCGGCCCCACCTCCGGCCTGCCAGCTTGTGCCAAGCCAACGGGGCCTACAGCCGGGAACCATTCAAGCCTCAAGCCACCC GAGATCTGGACAAAGAGAAGCGAAGActccaaaatatttttgccaCTGGGAAGGACTcagaggaatggaaaagaaagccCCCTCCCGTGCGACAGGAGGACTCAGCCCCTGAGCTGGACCGCTTTGAAGAAT TGGTAAAGGAAATCCAGGAGAGGAAAGAATTCCTGGCTGGCATGGAGGCTCTGGGACAAGGCAGACAGTACCGAGGGATCATCCTCACTGAGATCTCCCAG AAACTACGGGAAATGGAAGACATTGACCACAAAAGGAGTGAGGACCTTAGGAAGGCTCTTGTCACCCCTTGA
- the POLR2F gene encoding DNA-directed RNA polymerases I, II, and III subunit RPABC2, with protein sequence MSDNEDNFDGDDFDDVEEDEGLGDLENAEEEGQENVEILPSGERPQANQKRITTPYMTKYERARVLGTRALQIAMCAPVMVELEGETDPLLIAMKELKARKIPIIIRRYLPDGSYEDWGVDELIITD encoded by the exons ATGTCAGACAACGAGGACAA TTTTGATGGTGACGACTTCGATGATGTGGAGGAGGATGAAGGGCTTGGTGACTTGGAGAATGCTGAGGAG GAGGGCCAGGAGAACGTTGAGATCCTCCCCTCTGGAGAGCGACCACAGGCCAACCAGAAGCGAATCACCACACCGTATATGACCAAGTATGAGCGAGCCCGTGTACTCGGCACCCGCGCCCTCCAGATCGC GATGTGTGCCCCTGTGATGGTGGagctggagggggagacagaTCCCTTGCTCATCGCTATGAAAGAGCTCAA GGCCCGAAAGATCCCCATCATCATCCGCCGTTACCTGCCGGACGGGAGCTATGAAGACTGGGGGGTGGACGAGCTCATCATCACCGACTGA